A genomic window from Nomascus leucogenys isolate Asia chromosome 10, Asia_NLE_v1, whole genome shotgun sequence includes:
- the KLK7 gene encoding kallikrein-7 isoform X3, translating to MLVKLNSRARLSSTVKKVRLPSRCEPPGTTCTVSGWGTTTSPDVTFPSDLMCVDVKLISPQDCTKVYKDLLENSMLCAGIPNSKKNACNGDSGGPLVCRGTLQGLVSWGTFPCGQPNDPGVYTQVCKFTKWINDTMKKHH from the exons ATGCTCGTGAAGCTCAATAGCCGGGCCAGGCTGTCATCCACGGTGAAGAAAGTCAGGCTGCCCTCCCGCTGCGAACCCCCTGGAACCACCTGTACTGTCTCCGGCTGGGGCACTACCACGAGCCCAGATG TGACCTTTCCCTCTGACCTCATGTGCGTGGATGTCAAGCTCATCTCCCCCCAGGACTGCACGAAGGTTTATAAGGACTTACTGGAAAATTCCATGCTGTGCGCTGGCATCCCCAACTCCAAGAAAAACGCCTGCAAT GGTGACTCAGGGGGACCGTTGGTGTGCAGAGGTACGCTGCAAGGTCTAGTGTCCTGGGGAACTTTCCCTTGCGGCCAACCCAATGACCCAGGAGTCTACACTCAAGTCTGCAAGTTCACCAAGTGGATAAATGACACCATGAAAAAGCATCACTAA
- the KLK7 gene encoding kallikrein-7 isoform X2, which translates to MNEYTVHLGSDTLGDRKAQRIKASKSFRHPGYSTQTHVNDLMLVKLNSRARLSSTVKKVRLPSRCEPPGTTCTVSGWGTTTSPDVTFPSDLMCVDVKLISPQDCTKVYKDLLENSMLCAGIPNSKKNACNGDSGGPLVCRGTLQGLVSWGTFPCGQPNDPGVYTQVCKFTKWINDTMKKHH; encoded by the exons ATGAA TGAGTACACCGTGCACCTGGGCAGTGATACGCTGGGCGACAGGAAAGCTCAGAGGATCAAAGCCTCAAAGTCATTCCGCCACCCTGGCTACTCCACACAGACCCATGTTAATGACCTCATGCTCGTGAAGCTCAATAGCCGGGCCAGGCTGTCATCCACGGTGAAGAAAGTCAGGCTGCCCTCCCGCTGCGAACCCCCTGGAACCACCTGTACTGTCTCCGGCTGGGGCACTACCACGAGCCCAGATG TGACCTTTCCCTCTGACCTCATGTGCGTGGATGTCAAGCTCATCTCCCCCCAGGACTGCACGAAGGTTTATAAGGACTTACTGGAAAATTCCATGCTGTGCGCTGGCATCCCCAACTCCAAGAAAAACGCCTGCAAT GGTGACTCAGGGGGACCGTTGGTGTGCAGAGGTACGCTGCAAGGTCTAGTGTCCTGGGGAACTTTCCCTTGCGGCCAACCCAATGACCCAGGAGTCTACACTCAAGTCTGCAAGTTCACCAAGTGGATAAATGACACCATGAAAAAGCATCACTAA
- the KLK7 gene encoding kallikrein-7 isoform X1 produces MARSLLLPLQILLLFLALETAGEEAQGDKIIDGAPCTRGSHPWQVALLSGNQLHCGGVLVSERWVLTAAHCKMNEYTVHLGSDTLGDRKAQRIKASKSFRHPGYSTQTHVNDLMLVKLNSRARLSSTVKKVRLPSRCEPPGTTCTVSGWGTTTSPDVTFPSDLMCVDVKLISPQDCTKVYKDLLENSMLCAGIPNSKKNACNGDSGGPLVCRGTLQGLVSWGTFPCGQPNDPGVYTQVCKFTKWINDTMKKHH; encoded by the exons ATGGCAAGATCCCTTCTCCTGCCCCTGCAGATCCTACTGCTATTCTTAGCCCTGGAAACTGCTGGAGAAGAAG CCCAGGGTGACAAGATTATTGATGGCGCCCCATGTACAAGAGGCTCCCACCCATGGCAGGTGGCCCTGCTCAGTGGCAATCAGCTCCACTGCGGAGGCGTCCTGGTCAGTGAGCGCTGGGTGCTCACTGCCGCCCACTGCAAGATGAA TGAGTACACCGTGCACCTGGGCAGTGATACGCTGGGCGACAGGAAAGCTCAGAGGATCAAAGCCTCAAAGTCATTCCGCCACCCTGGCTACTCCACACAGACCCATGTTAATGACCTCATGCTCGTGAAGCTCAATAGCCGGGCCAGGCTGTCATCCACGGTGAAGAAAGTCAGGCTGCCCTCCCGCTGCGAACCCCCTGGAACCACCTGTACTGTCTCCGGCTGGGGCACTACCACGAGCCCAGATG TGACCTTTCCCTCTGACCTCATGTGCGTGGATGTCAAGCTCATCTCCCCCCAGGACTGCACGAAGGTTTATAAGGACTTACTGGAAAATTCCATGCTGTGCGCTGGCATCCCCAACTCCAAGAAAAACGCCTGCAAT GGTGACTCAGGGGGACCGTTGGTGTGCAGAGGTACGCTGCAAGGTCTAGTGTCCTGGGGAACTTTCCCTTGCGGCCAACCCAATGACCCAGGAGTCTACACTCAAGTCTGCAAGTTCACCAAGTGGATAAATGACACCATGAAAAAGCATCACTAA